One genomic window of Lytechinus variegatus isolate NC3 chromosome 1, Lvar_3.0, whole genome shotgun sequence includes the following:
- the LOC121414708 gene encoding uncharacterized protein LOC121414708, whose protein sequence is MDEQGYGEIVCFLTTKQFPERITGKEPAHRLAQNAFRKRIKKYELCDEKLYFRKGMTRLKVVQTSEREQLFREFHDSPSGGHGGLNVTFKKISQRYYWRGLMSYLKVKVKQCQVCQNRELWPNMTLALKEQRQIGKRKTSVKKTAGGKANSPLTTHVLDTARGSPAANLRIEAYYIMAGQWKKIAEGQTNSDGRCPGLLTADQFLPGVYKLYFDTGSYFTANDIKGFYPFVEIVFEIEDVNQHYHVPLLLSPFSYSTYRGS, encoded by the exons ATGGATGAGCAAGGGTATGGAGAAATTGTGTGTTTTCTCACCACCAAACAGTTTCCTGAACGAATCACGGGTAAGGAACCTGCCCATCGACTAGCACAGAATGCATTCaggaaaagaataaagaaatatgaattatgtg atGAAAAACTGTACTTTAGAAAAGGCATGACAAGATTAAAAGTAGTCCAAACTTCGGAAAGAGAGCAGTTGTTCAGAGAATTTCATGATTCTCCTTCTGGCGGTCATGGGGGCCTGAATGTGACCTTCAAGAAAATATCTCAGAGATATTATTGGAGAGGGCTGATGTCTTATCTTAAAGTCAAG gtgaaGCAGTGCCAGGTTTGCCAAAATAGAGAACTTTGGCCAAATATGACTTTAGCATTGAAAGAACAAAGACAAATAGGAAAGAGGAAAACATCTGTTAAAAAG ACTGCAGGAGGAAAGGCAAACAGCCCTCTAACCACCCATGTCCTGGACACTGCCAGGGGTTCGCCCGCTGCTAATCTCAGGATTGAAGCCTACTACATTATGGCTGGACAATGGAAGAAAATTGCAGAAGG GCAAACCAATTCTGATGGTAGATGTCCAGGTCTCCTAACCGCTGACCAATTCCTCCCAGGAGTATATAAGCTCTACTTCGACACAGGCTCATATTTCACTGCAAATGACATCAAGGGATTCTATCCCTTTGTAGAG ATCGTGTTCGAGATAGAAGACGTTAACCAGCACTACCATGTTCCTCTGCTTTTAAGTCCCTTCTCCTATTCCACCTATAGAGGGAGTTGA